In the Deltaproteobacteria bacterium genome, one interval contains:
- a CDS encoding biopolymer transporter ExbD — protein MGAAAGNEDEPITAINVTPLVDIVLVLLIIFMVTATFIVEPQIKVELPKAASGEPSEPENFAVVLTKDGKLYLDGDEVDQAALWAALSERLKNDPDVQAVISADKEVMHGKVVEIVDLVRRLGCKRFAINVQPDDAKPGQV, from the coding sequence ATGGGCGCGGCAGCCGGAAACGAAGACGAACCCATTACCGCGATCAACGTGACGCCGCTCGTGGACATCGTCCTCGTGCTGCTGATCATCTTCATGGTCACGGCGACGTTCATCGTCGAGCCTCAGATCAAGGTGGAACTGCCCAAGGCGGCGTCGGGAGAACCCTCGGAACCCGAGAACTTCGCCGTTGTCCTAACCAAGGACGGCAAGCTCTACCTGGACGGCGACGAGGTCGATCAGGCGGCCCTGTGGGCGGCGCTCTCGGAGCGGCTCAAAAACGACCCCGACGTCCAGGCGGTGATTTCCGCGGACAAGGAGGTCATGCACGGCAAGGTCGTCGAAATCGTCGATCTGGTTCGGCGACTCGGCTGCAAGCGATTCGCGATCAACGTCCAGCCTGACGACGCGAAGCCCGGCCAGGTCTGA
- a CDS encoding MotA/TolQ/ExbB proton channel family protein, whose amino-acid sequence MEKALMGVAMQSHTTILYILIFLSVLSLAIAIEKYIQYHRENPLGEGFKAELVKLLDKGDVKAALRLVDGVRGIKAAVVREGLLNFHEGPFVMAELMDGRTVIERNRLDKRLIILGTIGNNAPFIGLLGTVMGIIKAFHDLAMATMQGPQTVMAGISEALIATAVGLAVAIPAVVAFNYFKARGKGLVDDAISAHNIVMAFAKRVPQDDQSGAHKMDKMYTQAQA is encoded by the coding sequence ATGGAAAAGGCGCTCATGGGCGTCGCGATGCAGTCGCACACCACGATTCTCTACATTCTGATTTTCCTGAGCGTGCTGTCGCTCGCGATCGCGATCGAGAAGTACATCCAGTATCACCGCGAAAATCCGCTGGGCGAGGGCTTCAAGGCCGAACTCGTGAAACTCCTCGACAAGGGCGACGTGAAAGCGGCGCTGCGTCTCGTGGATGGCGTTCGCGGCATCAAGGCCGCCGTCGTGCGCGAAGGACTGCTCAACTTCCACGAAGGTCCGTTCGTGATGGCGGAACTCATGGACGGGCGCACGGTGATCGAGCGCAACCGTCTGGACAAGCGGCTCATCATCCTCGGCACGATCGGCAACAACGCCCCCTTCATCGGGCTGCTCGGAACGGTCATGGGCATCATCAAGGCGTTCCACGACCTTGCCATGGCGACCATGCAGGGTCCTCAGACGGTCATGGCCGGTATCTCCGAGGCGCTCATCGCCACTGCGGTCGGTCTCGCGGTCGCCATCCCCGCGGTCGTCGCTTTCAACTACTTCAAGGCGCGCGGCAAGGGTCTCGTGGACGACGCCATTTCGGCGCACAACATCGTCATGGCGTTCGCCAAACGCGTTCCGCAGGACGATCAGAGCGGCGCGCACAAGATGGACAAGATGTACACCCAGGCCCAGGCCTGA
- a CDS encoding RNA polymerase factor sigma-32, whose product MDEREDDFDDAVVLLGDEDDEPELPAPLELPERTESDRSTAVVPVGALSLYLSEVMRYPLLTRDEEYELAVHYRQTGDPETAARLITSNLRLVVKIAMDFQRAFINVMDLIQEGNIGLMQAVAKFDPFRGVKLSSYAAWWIKAYILRFILNNWRMVKIGTTQAQRKLFYSLQKEKERLEAQGFVPTTKLLAERLDVSERDVIDMDSRMSRPEISFDMPLSDDTSTTVGDQTASPDLLQDERISRAQMEDIYDRALRGFESTLKDKELEIYRRRMIADPPATLQEIGDQFGVTRERVRQIEARILKKLKEYFADHGIEAPE is encoded by the coding sequence ATGGACGAACGCGAAGACGATTTCGACGACGCGGTGGTGCTCCTCGGCGATGAGGACGACGAACCCGAATTGCCCGCCCCGCTGGAACTGCCCGAACGCACCGAGTCGGACCGGTCGACGGCGGTCGTTCCGGTCGGCGCGCTGTCACTCTACCTCTCGGAGGTCATGCGTTATCCCCTGCTCACGCGCGACGAGGAATACGAACTCGCCGTTCACTATCGGCAAACGGGCGATCCCGAGACCGCCGCGCGGCTCATCACGAGCAACCTGCGCCTTGTCGTCAAGATCGCGATGGATTTTCAGCGCGCCTTCATCAACGTCATGGACCTGATTCAGGAAGGCAATATCGGGCTGATGCAGGCGGTCGCGAAGTTCGACCCATTCAGGGGCGTCAAGCTCTCCAGTTATGCGGCATGGTGGATCAAGGCGTACATCCTGCGGTTCATTCTGAACAACTGGCGCATGGTCAAGATCGGGACGACGCAGGCGCAGCGCAAACTTTTTTACAGCCTCCAGAAAGAAAAAGAGCGACTCGAAGCGCAGGGGTTCGTGCCGACGACCAAGCTGCTCGCGGAGCGACTGGACGTGAGCGAGCGCGACGTGATCGACATGGACTCGCGCATGTCGCGGCCGGAGATCAGCTTCGACATGCCGCTCTCGGACGACACGTCCACGACCGTGGGCGACCAGACGGCGTCCCCGGATTTGTTGCAGGACGAGCGGATCTCACGAGCCCAGATGGAAGACATCTACGACCGGGCACTTCGGGGTTTCGAGTCCACGCTCAAGGACAAAGAGCTGGAGATTTACCGGCGACGGATGATCGCCGATCCGCCGGCCACCCTGCAGGAGATCGGGGACCAGTTCGGCGTCACGCGCGAGCGCGTCCGACAGATCGAGGCGCGGATCCTGAAGAAGCTCAAGGAGTACTTCGCCGATCACGGAATCGAAGCCCCCGAATAG
- the xylB gene encoding xylulokinase translates to MTSPGCELSGTLLIGIDIGTSGAKVVLVDETGDVVAESVREYPSYSPQPLWSEQSPDDWARAAFAGVREVIERTGTRPGRIAGVGLAGQMHGLVLRDAHGELLRPAILWNDQRTGPQCDAVTARLGLDTLLARTGNAMLPGFTAPKMLWVRDHEPDVWRRAASFALPKDDVRDRLTGMRAADVSDASGTALFDVTKRVWSDEMFADLDLDPALAPDCAESCEVIGAVTSEAARMTGLLAGTPVVAGAGDQAAQAIGAGLAHEGDVCVTIGTSGVVFAPTAAPRIEGQGRLHAFCHAVPGMWHVMGVMLSAGGSLRWYRDALCAEFAATSRAAGRDPYDDLVAEAAQVPPGADGLLFLPYLTGERTPHPDPLARGAFVGLTARHTRAHLTRAVLEGVGFGLLDGLELVRGAGVATASVRVSGGGARSPLWRQILATQFGVPVVTLAAHHGASFGAALLAGVGAGVFEDVGMACDRTVRTTQTNGPEDSWRAAYRDLHDTYTSLHGALTPAFRALATR, encoded by the coding sequence ATGACTTCACCGGGGTGCGAGTTGTCCGGCACGCTGCTCATCGGCATCGACATCGGCACCTCGGGCGCAAAGGTCGTGCTGGTGGACGAGACGGGCGACGTCGTCGCCGAGTCGGTGCGCGAATATCCGTCGTACTCCCCGCAGCCGCTCTGGTCCGAGCAGAGTCCCGACGACTGGGCGCGCGCGGCGTTCGCGGGTGTGCGCGAGGTGATCGAACGCACCGGCACGAGGCCCGGTCGCATCGCGGGCGTTGGTCTCGCGGGGCAGATGCACGGCCTCGTCCTGCGCGATGCGCACGGCGAGCTTCTTCGTCCCGCCATCCTGTGGAACGACCAGCGCACGGGGCCGCAATGTGACGCCGTGACCGCGCGGCTCGGGCTCGACACGCTGCTCGCGCGAACGGGCAACGCCATGCTGCCCGGCTTCACCGCGCCCAAGATGCTCTGGGTGCGCGACCACGAACCCGACGTGTGGCGGCGCGCGGCGTCGTTCGCGCTGCCCAAGGACGACGTGCGCGACCGGCTCACAGGCATGCGCGCCGCGGACGTCTCCGACGCATCCGGCACGGCACTCTTCGACGTGACGAAACGCGTCTGGAGCGACGAGATGTTCGCCGATCTCGATCTCGACCCGGCCCTCGCGCCGGACTGCGCCGAGTCGTGCGAAGTGATCGGCGCCGTGACGTCCGAGGCCGCGCGCATGACCGGGCTCCTCGCGGGAACGCCCGTGGTGGCGGGCGCGGGAGATCAGGCCGCACAGGCGATCGGAGCGGGGCTGGCGCACGAGGGCGACGTGTGCGTGACGATCGGCACGTCGGGCGTCGTCTTCGCGCCGACCGCCGCGCCGCGCATCGAAGGGCAGGGGCGGTTGCATGCCTTCTGCCACGCGGTTCCCGGCATGTGGCACGTCATGGGCGTGATGCTCTCGGCGGGCGGGAGCCTGCGGTGGTATCGCGACGCGCTGTGCGCCGAGTTTGCTGCGACCTCGCGCGCGGCGGGGCGCGATCCGTATGACGATCTGGTCGCCGAAGCCGCGCAGGTGCCGCCGGGCGCCGACGGGTTGCTCTTCCTTCCGTACCTGACGGGCGAGCGCACACCGCATCCCGACCCGCTCGCGCGCGGGGCGTTCGTCGGGCTCACCGCGCGCCACACGCGGGCGCACCTGACGCGCGCCGTGCTCGAAGGGGTCGGATTCGGTCTGCTCGATGGGCTGGAACTCGTTCGTGGAGCGGGTGTCGCAACCGCAAGCGTCCGCGTGTCGGGCGGAGGGGCTCGTTCACCGTTGTGGCGGCAAATCCTCGCGACGCAGTTCGGCGTGCCGGTCGTGACGCTCGCGGCGCATCACGGCGCGTCGTTCGGCGCGGCGTTGCTCGCGGGAGTCGGAGCGGGGGTTTTCGAGGATGTCGGCATGGCTTGCGACCGAACGGTGAGGACCACGCAGACGAACGGACCTGAGGACTCCTGGCGCGCGGCGTATCGCGATCTTCATGACACTTATACGTCGCTCCATGGCGCCCTCACGCCGGCTTTCCGGGCGCTCGCGACGCGCTGA
- a CDS encoding TIM barrel protein — protein sequence MPFVDLRNQTCRRSREDLVAHMRAFELDLRFSVGVWFLSPMSSRFHDAYGAHLSIEQRLEIAARLVPYGLGGIEAHYPNEINEANLDLWRAFSRDTGVRIVTVIPLLFYDSDFEFGSLSSPIPDVRKKAIERTAQALRFNKELDTDFMIVWAGIDGYENPFGQDFIAMRDRFAYGLAEALDAVPGVRVAFEPKPYEPRGHQIYGTTAEGVLLGMKTESLLGHADHRARLADGHAMVAMNPEIGHMQMAHEDLAYSFSLVLEYGRLAHVHLNSQPLGNYDQDLNVGVVSPEQFEAALYVLKMHGYRGWFGIDINPERMSAESAVRNSMDAIRAANDRVNGLDHEAILFATDHPDRARGWLEAYLIRARAAHPDRLGPLPELHRNA from the coding sequence ATGCCGTTTGTCGATCTGCGCAACCAGACGTGTCGCCGAAGCCGCGAAGACCTCGTCGCACACATGCGCGCGTTCGAACTCGACCTGCGGTTTTCAGTCGGCGTCTGGTTTCTGTCGCCGATGTCGTCGCGCTTTCACGACGCCTACGGCGCGCATCTTTCGATCGAGCAGCGTCTGGAGATCGCGGCGAGGCTGGTCCCGTACGGCCTTGGCGGGATCGAGGCGCACTACCCGAACGAGATCAACGAGGCCAACCTCGACCTGTGGCGCGCGTTTTCGCGCGACACCGGCGTGCGCATCGTCACGGTCATCCCGCTCCTGTTTTACGACTCCGATTTCGAGTTCGGCTCGCTCTCGTCGCCCATTCCGGATGTGAGAAAAAAGGCGATCGAGCGCACCGCGCAGGCGCTGCGTTTCAACAAGGAGCTCGACACCGATTTCATGATCGTGTGGGCCGGCATCGACGGCTACGAAAATCCCTTCGGGCAGGATTTCATCGCGATGCGCGACCGTTTCGCCTACGGCCTCGCCGAGGCGCTGGACGCGGTCCCCGGCGTGCGCGTGGCGTTCGAGCCCAAGCCCTATGAGCCGCGCGGGCATCAGATCTACGGCACCACCGCCGAGGGCGTGCTGCTGGGCATGAAGACCGAGTCGCTGCTCGGCCACGCCGATCACCGCGCGCGTCTCGCCGACGGCCACGCGATGGTGGCGATGAATCCCGAGATCGGCCACATGCAGATGGCTCACGAAGATCTCGCGTACAGCTTCAGCCTCGTCCTCGAGTACGGCCGACTCGCGCACGTGCACCTGAACTCGCAACCGCTGGGCAACTACGACCAGGACCTGAACGTCGGCGTCGTATCGCCCGAACAGTTCGAGGCCGCGCTCTACGTGCTCAAGATGCACGGTTACCGAGGGTGGTTCGGCATCGACATCAACCCCGAGCGCATGAGCGCCGAGAGTGCCGTGCGAAACTCCATGGATGCGATCCGCGCGGCGAACGACCGCGTGAACGGTCTCGATCACGAAGCGATCCTCTTTGCGACCGACCATCCCGATCGCGCGCGCGGCTGGCTCGAAGCTTATCTCATCCGCGCCCGCGCCGCGCACCCCGATCGCCTCGGTCCGCTGCCCGAACTCCATCGGAACGCCTGA
- a CDS encoding hydroxymethylglutaryl-CoA lyase, which produces MNPWPSRVRIVEVGPRDGLQNEPNPVSVETRVELIRALADAGLREIEAGSFVSPRWVPQMAGTPQVLAALDRSSGVSYPVLVPNERGWADAREAGVDHIAIFTAASESFCRRNTNCSIDESLDRFAAFVPEALEMGVRVRGYLSTVVGCPYEGPVDPARVADVAARLIDLGCEEISLGDTIGVGTPASVARMLEAVLARVLVERVAVHFHDTWGQALANICEALRFGVTVVDAAVAGLGGCPYAPGAGGNVATEDVVYLMNGLGIATHVDLDALARAGWAICDALGHAPSSKVSIALRAACGRT; this is translated from the coding sequence ATGAACCCGTGGCCGTCGCGCGTGCGCATCGTCGAGGTCGGCCCGCGCGACGGGTTGCAGAACGAGCCGAATCCGGTTTCCGTCGAGACGCGCGTAGAACTGATCCGCGCGCTCGCGGATGCGGGGCTGCGGGAGATCGAGGCGGGCAGCTTCGTTTCGCCCAGATGGGTGCCGCAGATGGCGGGGACGCCCCAGGTGCTCGCCGCGCTCGACCGCTCGAGCGGCGTGTCGTACCCCGTGCTGGTGCCCAACGAACGCGGCTGGGCCGATGCACGCGAGGCCGGGGTCGATCACATCGCGATCTTCACCGCGGCGTCGGAGAGTTTCTGCCGCAGGAACACCAATTGCTCCATCGACGAGAGCCTCGATCGATTCGCGGCGTTTGTGCCCGAGGCGCTCGAGATGGGCGTGCGCGTACGCGGGTACCTCTCCACGGTCGTCGGCTGCCCCTATGAGGGCCCGGTCGATCCCGCACGCGTGGCCGACGTCGCCGCGCGCCTGATCGATCTGGGCTGCGAAGAAATCTCGCTCGGCGACACGATCGGCGTCGGCACACCGGCGAGCGTCGCGCGCATGCTCGAAGCGGTCCTCGCGCGCGTGCTCGTCGAGCGCGTCGCCGTGCACTTCCACGATACCTGGGGGCAGGCGCTCGCAAACATCTGCGAGGCCCTGCGTTTCGGCGTGACCGTGGTCGACGCCGCCGTCGCGGGTTTGGGCGGTTGCCCCTACGCGCCCGGCGCGGGCGGCAACGTCGCCACCGAGGATGTGGTATATCTGATGAACGGACTCGGGATCGCGACCCATGTCGACCTCGACGCGCTCGCGCGCGCCGGGTGGGCGATTTGCGACGCGCTCGGCCATGCGCCGTCGTCGAAGGTGTCGATCGCGCTGCGCGCCGCGTGCGGACGCACGTAG
- a CDS encoding acetyl-CoA carboxylase biotin carboxylase subunit translates to MFDAVLIANRGEIACRIIRTCRRLGVRTVAVYSSADAHAAFVEQADDAFAIGGPEPRDSYLRIDRLVDAARRAGAQAIHPGFGFLAENAEFAEACVAAGFAFVGPDVPAIRAMASKSEARALMERAGVPVVPGWHGDATEGGELAGHAEAVGYPLMIKATAGGGGKGMRIVHRAEDFAAALDSARREAASAFGDDRVLLERYITEGRHVEIQVFGDRHGNVVHLFERDCSVQRRHQKVIEESPAPGLAPELRAKLASAAVAAARAVDYVGAGTVEFMLDAGGDFYFLEMNTRLQVEHPVTEMVTGYDLVEWQLRVAAGEPLPVAQAQIAQRGHAIEVRVYAEDPRNEFLPSIGELRHCRLPAQNAHVRVDTGVREGDRVDVYYDPMIAKLIVWDADRRSALRRLRRALADYRIAGVTTNLTFLSALAAHPAFREGRVHTAFIDAHRDELLPTTQPASNIVLALASLFVLLRREQAAAEAAAQSGDPWSPWHLTTGWRLNEHYEHTLRFWDWGREVAVMIRFVESGFVAHFGEESLAISGEFDASGDLLADLGGARMSATVVQNGHEITVITASSTHRLLLSDLLDVEVDSERGGERIVSPMPGRVQKVFVRAGDAVERGDALIVVEAMKMEHTVRSNASGVVREVFFAEGDQVHEDAVLVDLVAEANE, encoded by the coding sequence ATGTTTGACGCGGTCCTCATCGCCAATCGCGGCGAGATCGCCTGCCGCATCATCCGCACCTGCCGCCGACTTGGGGTGCGCACGGTCGCCGTGTATTCGTCGGCGGACGCCCACGCCGCCTTCGTCGAGCAAGCTGACGACGCGTTCGCGATCGGCGGCCCGGAACCGCGCGACAGCTACCTGCGCATCGACCGATTGGTCGACGCGGCCCGGCGGGCGGGCGCGCAGGCGATTCATCCGGGTTTCGGCTTCCTCGCCGAAAACGCCGAATTCGCCGAGGCGTGCGTCGCCGCGGGGTTTGCGTTCGTGGGGCCGGACGTCCCCGCGATCCGCGCGATGGCGTCGAAATCCGAAGCGCGCGCGCTCATGGAACGCGCGGGCGTGCCGGTCGTGCCGGGCTGGCACGGCGACGCGACGGAAGGCGGCGAGCTCGCGGGCCACGCCGAGGCCGTCGGCTATCCGCTGATGATCAAGGCAACGGCGGGCGGCGGCGGCAAGGGCATGCGTATCGTGCATCGCGCGGAGGATTTCGCGGCGGCGCTCGATTCGGCCCGGCGCGAGGCGGCCTCCGCGTTCGGCGACGACCGCGTGCTGCTCGAGCGCTACATCACCGAGGGCCGTCACGTCGAGATCCAGGTCTTCGGCGACCGGCACGGCAACGTCGTCCATCTCTTCGAGCGCGACTGCTCCGTGCAGCGACGCCATCAAAAGGTGATCGAGGAATCGCCCGCGCCGGGGCTCGCGCCGGAGCTTCGCGCCAAACTCGCGAGCGCCGCGGTGGCGGCTGCGCGCGCAGTGGATTACGTCGGCGCGGGGACGGTCGAGTTTATGCTCGACGCCGGCGGCGACTTTTATTTTCTCGAAATGAACACGCGGCTTCAGGTCGAGCATCCCGTCACCGAAATGGTGACGGGGTACGATCTCGTCGAGTGGCAGCTCCGCGTCGCCGCGGGCGAGCCGTTGCCCGTCGCGCAGGCCCAGATCGCTCAGCGCGGGCACGCGATCGAGGTGCGCGTATACGCCGAGGACCCGCGCAACGAATTCCTGCCGTCGATCGGCGAACTGCGCCACTGCCGCCTGCCCGCGCAAAACGCCCACGTGCGCGTCGACACCGGCGTGCGCGAAGGCGACCGCGTGGACGTTTACTACGACCCCATGATCGCCAAGCTCATCGTCTGGGACGCCGACCGGCGCTCGGCCCTGCGCCGTCTGCGCCGTGCCCTCGCGGACTACCGCATCGCCGGAGTGACGACCAATCTGACCTTTCTGTCGGCGCTCGCCGCGCACCCCGCGTTTCGCGAGGGCCGCGTGCACACCGCGTTCATCGACGCGCACCGCGATGAGTTGCTCCCCACCACGCAGCCCGCGTCGAACATCGTGCTCGCGCTCGCCTCGCTATTTGTCTTGCTGCGTCGCGAGCAGGCCGCGGCCGAGGCCGCCGCGCAAAGCGGCGATCCCTGGTCGCCGTGGCACCTGACGACCGGCTGGCGGCTCAACGAACATTACGAACACACGCTGCGTTTTTGGGATTGGGGCCGCGAGGTCGCGGTGATGATCCGTTTCGTCGAGTCGGGATTCGTCGCGCATTTCGGCGAGGAGTCGCTGGCCATTTCGGGCGAATTCGACGCCTCCGGCGACCTGCTCGCGGATCTGGGCGGCGCGCGCATGAGCGCCACGGTGGTCCAGAACGGCCACGAGATCACGGTCATCACGGCAAGTTCCACGCACCGGCTGCTGCTGTCCGATCTGCTCGACGTCGAAGTCGATTCGGAGCGCGGCGGCGAGCGGATCGTCTCGCCCATGCCGGGGCGCGTGCAAAAGGTCTTCGTGCGCGCCGGCGACGCGGTGGAGCGCGGCGACGCGCTCATCGTCGTCGAGGCGATGAAGATGGAACACACGGTACGCTCGAACGCGTCGGGCGTCGTGCGCGAGGTGTTTTTCGCCGAGGGCGATCAGGTGCACGAGGACGCCGTGCTCGTCGATCTCGTCGCGGAGGCGAACGAATGA
- a CDS encoding enoyl-CoA hydratase/isomerase family protein, which yields MTNGEILLTETDARGIATFTMNRPEVRNAFNDELIARMIDAFDTAAGDANVRAVFLTGAGKHFSAGADLNWMRRMASYTREENHADAMKLSRLMHTIYEFPKPVTALVNGAAIGGGAGLVACCDIAIASGAAVFALSEVNLGLIPAVVSPYIVAAIGRRAAKRYFQTGERIDAAEALRLGFVHEVCEPGDLAARRDRLAATLAAGGPVAQNLGKRLVERVANAPIDPALREELAGLIADLRGSVEAQEGMKAFLEKREPAWRKHV from the coding sequence ATGACGAACGGCGAGATACTGCTGACCGAAACCGATGCGCGCGGCATCGCGACATTCACCATGAACCGGCCCGAGGTGAGGAACGCGTTCAACGACGAACTGATCGCGCGGATGATCGACGCGTTCGACACGGCGGCCGGCGACGCGAACGTGCGCGCGGTTTTTCTGACGGGCGCGGGAAAGCATTTTTCGGCGGGTGCGGACCTCAACTGGATGCGACGCATGGCGTCGTACACGCGCGAGGAAAACCACGCCGATGCGATGAAGCTGTCGCGCCTCATGCATACGATCTACGAGTTTCCGAAGCCCGTGACGGCCCTCGTGAACGGCGCGGCGATCGGCGGCGGGGCGGGTCTCGTGGCCTGCTGCGACATCGCCATCGCGTCTGGGGCCGCCGTCTTCGCGCTCTCGGAGGTGAATCTCGGCCTGATCCCCGCCGTGGTGAGCCCGTACATCGTCGCCGCGATCGGTCGGCGCGCCGCGAAGCGCTACTTCCAGACGGGGGAGCGCATCGACGCGGCCGAGGCACTGCGCCTCGGATTCGTGCACGAGGTGTGCGAGCCGGGCGATCTCGCCGCGCGCCGTGACCGGCTTGCCGCCACGCTGGCGGCCGGCGGCCCCGTGGCGCAGAACCTCGGCAAACGACTCGTGGAGCGCGTCGCGAATGCGCCGATCGACCCGGCGCTGCGCGAGGAACTCGCGGGACTCATCGCCGACCTTCGCGGCTCGGTGGAGGCGCAGGAGGGCATGAAGGCGTTTCTCGAAAAACGGGAACCCGCCTGGCGCAAACATGTTTGA